In the genome of Leishmania major strain Friedlin complete genome, chromosome 22, the window TTCAGCTGAGCGGTAATGTGGCTTAGCCGTTTTCGATCTTCGGCGGCCTCGCGCCTTGCTCCTTCTGTCCTGAcctgcgtggcggctgcaTCTAGCTCCAACTGCAACCTTGCGTGCCGCGCCTTCTGCGCTACGTAGGTGACCGCCGCCAGTTGCTCGCTCAGCGCCCGCTCCGTCGCCTTTGCGCGGGCCAGCTCCTGCGCACGTGACTTCGACACCGCCTCAAGACGGCCCAGCTCTGTCATGAAAgtctgcagctcctccggCAGGGCGCCCTCTGCCGACAGGTGCACACCAGAGGCAGCAGAGTCCATGCCCGCATCCCTTCTCAGCACAAGACGGAGCAGTGTGCAGGCCGTGGGTGCGGTCGTACACTGAAGAAAGAGATGTGCATGTATCCGCGGATGTGCctctctgtgtttgtgtgtgtgtgtggggggggggtgtctTGTTTCTGAGGAAAAGGACCGCACAAGGGGGATGCCCGATACGCACCatggaagagagaggagcgtgCATTGTGGCCGGCAAGCACCGCAGACAAGCCCcaacacaaaaaaggggggcgcacacacacaggaagcAGAGATGCAGTgcaggagggagagagagagagagagaaagtaaCACAAGCAGTTTCAGAATGCCGAGAGGGAGCATGGCAGTTGTCGTGAACTCGTCGCACGGGCGTCGGCAGGGTTATGACGGCAGATTGTTGAGTGGCGCTGGGCTGGGCGGGTAGTGAAGGGGTGGGAGGCGACCGCAGCGGTAGCAAAGAGTGGCATCCGCGACGAGAGAACGGCTGGTGAAGGGCGTCCAGGCTGGAGAGGGCACAACGGCGACCTCGTCGCGCGAGAGCCGGACAACCAAAAGGCGACATAAGACAGCAGCGTCAACGCCAGCAGTTGGCCGCGCCTCCGcccacaccgcagcgcctgccgcaCAGCCATCGGGAGTAGTCGTCTGTTTGTCCGTGTGCCGCCCCTTCCTTTagcatgcgtgtgcgtgccctTTCTGTGTATGCATGCGCCACCGAGCGCGTCGCGTTCCAAGTAGCAGGGAGCTGTGTCGCTCGAAACAGCAAAAGTTGAACAGCAGGCGTCCGAGAGCCCAGACAGTCGAATGTTCAGTACCAGACACGGGGAGATGCAAGGTGATGCATGGCGTGTATCCGCTCCCGGCCGTTGCACAAGCcacgtgcgccgccacgTTGTTGTACATCAGAGAGTTCCAAGCCGAAAATCACCAAAATcgacaaaaaaagaagagcagcactGCGAGAAAGTTTGTGCGGGCGGGGTAGCGCGGAAGCGAAGGAGACACAAGAAAAAATGGTCAGACAAGAGAGCagacggcagcaccgccacaccCCAGCATCGCCCAAACCCCGGAGGCGAAGGGGGTAGAGTTCCTGCGGCCCACCAGCGTTCACCGCTGAACGAGCACGCGCGATGCACCGCTCACCCCCATCACTACGCCGCATTAGGTGCGACTACAAGCGTAATGCAGGCAGAAACTCGGCAGTGGCGCTGTAGTGCCCCATCGCCATCgcgttgcgcacgcgctgcttgCCCACCTCCGTGATTCCTAGTCCAGACactcgccaccgctgcgacgGCCGGGAAACGGGGGATGGAGAGGCTGTGCGACGGCCAAGTCGGAGCGAGGCCGCAGTGGCGCGCGTGTCCTCACCGCTGGCCACTGCAGCCGCCCAGCGTTTGCCCAGTTGCCGAGTACGCTGTAGCATGTATGGGCAGTCCGCCGCACACCGAAACGGGCACCGCTGGCCGGCCATCAAGTCAAGCTTGCTCAGTTCCACAACACTCTGCTTAGCGTCGGCcttgccaccaccgccgaaGCCAAACGGGGCATCATGAGGCGCCGATCGGCAGGGAAGCGAGATGAAGGACGGAATCCccatcgcctccaccgcgcgtGCCTCCTCCCGGTGCAGGAAGGAGCGCCGCACGTGTTCGGCGTGCATCAGCCGAAAAAaggcctcgcgcagcagcaccgggtGCACTTCAGCATgttgcagctgcaccagtgACCTGCGCACCGACAACTccgcctgcgcgtgcgcgttacggcgcttctcttcctcggCAACGGTGCCACGCAGCGCGTCTTCCAAGATCTGCagctgccactgctgagcTTGCCGCGCCTTCGCCTGCGCTTGTGCGTTTCGTGTGGCTTGCAGGACGGCGCAGGATGCCGCAATATCCAGGTAAGCGACGTGACGGCGGATAATGTCCGCGAAGTGCGCCAGGGCCTCCTCCACGAGGAGCGTGCGTTGTCGCGTCTCCCGCGCTTGGGTTTGTCGCAGATATTTGGCGAGGTGGTCAAGGCTGCCGCGCAACACTTCCTCTGTCGGGGACGAGGCGACGAGGGTGCTCTCAGCAAGGTCACTCCCAGTGATATCGGGAAGACTGCCGACGAGAGACGTCTCCAAGGTGTGGCCTGAGGCTGAGcagcggccaccaccaccgccgttgcCCCGTACCACTGGCGGAAGTACCATTGCAAGACTTGGCAAGCGCTGCTGGGATGGCGGACTGTAACGTGAAACCTGTGGGCCGCCCTTTCTCGTCGGCACACCAAGCGACGCGTAGAGCAAGGGCGACGCCTTGAAGCGCTCTCTGCGAGCGTGTCGTCTCCGCACACCCTCCCGTTGTGCTGCCGGCCTCGCTCGTTTCGCGTGGGAGCGACGGTGCTAGGGGATgcagcagaaagagaggaaaacGGGGCGAGGATCGGAGGTATCGAGCAGGGCACGTGTGGTTGCTCGCACTGCCCGCTGAATTCGTTCGCTTGAAAGCGGTGGAGGGTGAAGGAAGCTGACGCGACAAAATATGCCCGGCACAGGACGGCGAAGACCAGCACTCGGTCACTCGCACAAGGcgatggagagagaaacgaagaATGCCATCCACGAGAAAGCGAGGTGtacgggggagggagggagggaggggggtagggagggggtaggggagggggggggtggatTGGTAAAGACGCAGTAGGGCAGAGAACGCAAACCGCGACGACGGGCAGCGGTTGGTTGAGAGTGGCACGGTACGGATGGTGGTTCTGGTGGCCAGAATCAAGTAGCGGAGCAGGGCCCCATCTCCGCCACGCATCACGTGCGGGAGAACCCTAACGATCAcctttctcgctctctctgctctGTGGGTGTTTATGTGGTCACAGACCTTCTCCTCGAAGGATACTGTACACTTGCCTTCATCTGTTTCGGGGCCACACTcagacgcgcgcgccggGACGGCCCTCTTTACGTGGTGCACAAGAGTTCTACAAACGCCTCCAGAGTGAGGTGGGCATCCGCCTCGGCGGTGGTTGCCGTCGCAGCCAGAagctggtgcagcgcgcgtcCCTCCCATAGCTTGAGCCGTTGTGCATGAACGTTCCACGCGACGCGCCCCAGGTGCGCTGCGTCAATCGGAAGCGTGTCGGGCACCGGCTCGCCCGGTGAGCTGGCAGCGAGGCAGAAGGTACGGTAGATCTCTTCCATGGAACCATACAGGAAGGCCACCCGCGCGTGATTTGTAAGGGAGGGGTGATGCACCGCCCTCatcgcagcggtgcgcctccCGATGGTGTCAGTCGTGGGCGTGAGGGGCGCCGTGTTCGATGACGGTCGTTGGCGAGCCTCCGCAAGCCACGTCGATGCGTCCTCTTCAGGGTCACGGCTGTCAAGCCTCAATGCCACTTCCGGCTGCGTTTCGCCGCCGCACAAGACGTCAATGATGGCGTGCACTTCATTAAGCGTAGGTCCCAGGTACATCGGGTCCAAGCAACGGCGACTTTGCTTCGCGGAAGCGGGCGCCGTCAAGAGCGACGGGGGAAGCGCCCACGGTCGCCGCGTCACACTCTCGTACGCCCTCTTCACCTGCGAAACCGACAGATGATCGACGGCACTGGCACAGCCATGCTGTGATAAGCTCGACGAGGATGGAAACACGCTACGGAGAAGCGGCCGGAGGTGTTCGATGGCAATGTGCCCATTCGCGTCCATATCCCACGGACCGAAGAGCTCGGTGGCCTGCAGCTTTTTGGCTGCAAGCAGCACATCGAGGAAAGATGATGCGTCTTTCATGAGAGTGCAGCGGGACTCGCCTTCACCACTGCTACTGAAAAGCACAGCACTGTATGACGTTCTGCTTGCGACACCAGCGCAGGCGCGTTGGTGTcgtacgcacacgcgttTTTAGATGTGTTCGTGTGCAGAGCTGTCTGACCACTACCTGCTGCGTATGTGCGCATGGCCATGACACGCTGAAAATGAACAGCGGTAGGGCCGTAGCGGTTGTagtgaggggaggagggacgGGTCAATGTAGAGAGACAGCgcgagaggggcgggggcggaggcggaggcggcgaccaCAGCGCGAGGCTTTGCCATGGCTGGCAGAAGACTCCTACACCCGAAGTCTCTGCGTGAACGGGATGCGCTCCTGCATTCAGGGTCACTGGTCTTTTCCTCTCTTTGATGCTATGAAGGTGTGCACTTTGAGACGCTCTCGCATCGCCCTAGGTACCACTTCACCGGGGGCCGCGAGTCGGCAGACTCTCCGTTCGTCGCCCAAGTGACACGCTCGAAGAGCTGAAACCTGTGCAAGAGGAACCGTGCGTCTCCGTGGAGTCACACGTCTTCATTCGgcgttgtttctctcttaaacacaagaaaaaaaatggCGCGCCTCTGAGCATCATCGACACCTGCATCGTTCGCATTTTCCGTGTTGACTGCGTTGCGGCCGTAGACACCGGtgcgcgcagacacacacacacacacacacgccggcggAGGTAACAGATGGTACGGGCGCTCCGCCATTACCGCGCACACAGGTCTGCTTTCATCTTCGTTTTCTTCGGCCTGGTGAGGCCCTTCGCATAGTTGGGCTCCCGTTCGTCGTAAAGCCCACTCTACACTCTTTCGTGACTTGCCGTCCAAAGGTACGCCAGCCACGAGGAGAGGAGCGTGAGCTCCTCATCAGTCAGCAGAGTCTCAcccacgcggcgcagcgtctcggcGTCCTGAAGCTTGGCGCATGCGACCATCACCTGGCCCAGCGCTGTCTGGCGCAAGCTTGCGTCCGTCTCTAACTCGCTAACGCTGTTCGCGTAGATGTTCGTTAGGCGTGACCCACCATCCTTCGCTCGGCAACGCCGCAGCACTTGCACCAGCAAGTCCTCGCTGGTTGGCTGCATCGTGTGGCTGGCAATCACGGCCGCCTGCGCCCACGCCGCCACACAGTCTTCTATCTCCAACAgtcgctgcaccaccgcttGTGGGCCGAGCGTGACGTTGTTGCAGTCAGGTGCAAGGAactcctgctgcgccgccacaaTCGACTCCGACAGCTCCACATCGTTGAAGCGGCTCGACGGTGCCGCCCCAGTCGCTACCCATGCCAGGCGTGCCAGCGCATTGCACCGGCTGCGGTGTTGGAGCTGGCCCTCCCCGTACGGGATGTAGGGGGGGCTGGCCTGTCCTTCGGCGGTGAGGGCGTCGTAGCGACCTGGGTCGGCGAGCCACAGCAAGTGCGGTGCTTGCGCTTCCAGGAAGCTGTTCCGCCGAGTGCGTGCGTCAGGACAGCCAGGCAGCACAGCAGGCAGACTCAGCAGCTCCCACTCACGGCGCTGCTCCCAGAGCGTTTGAAGTGCGGCGTCGAGGACAAGGGTGTTCTGCTGGCAGTAGCACTGGAGTCGCTCGTACTGCTCCGGGCAACTCGCCGGGTCGTCGATCGGCGTGGAAAGTGCAAACACCATGAGGATCGGCATTGCGTcgaagcgcagcgccagcgttTCGCACACGCCCAGAACACGGCGCCCAATCTCTGCGCAGCCGCGAGACGCGGTGGGGGCACCGTACGGGTAGCCGACCGGTCCAGTGAGGAACGGCgcgcggaggagggtgtTCGTCACGGCTGAGGCAACAAAACGGCTGTCGTGGTGAAGACTGTTGGCCAGCGAAAAGTACAGCAGGTAGGCGATAACGTCCAGCATGTCACACTTGTGGCGCAGCGTGAGTGAGGCAAACGCGGCTTcgctcgccgcgcgcgctgcgccgtcgccggcgctggcgtggcCGTCACTACTGTCGTTAAGGTTGCTTGACGCTGCATCGCAGACGTCCGCCAGAATGTTGGAcagctgcacacacgcctgTGAGAAGCACGGCGCAACACCACTCACGGGATCGCTGGAGGCGGTCCACAGGCACGCCAGGACGCCCTTCGAAATCTCGCACACTCTCCGCACGTCCTCACGCGATTCAACAATGGTCTGCGCAACCACCACGTAGATACAACCTGCCGCGTAGCACTCGGCAAACTTTTCCTCCAGAGGCAGCGAGACGGTCTGCTGCACCTCGGTCATGTACACGACAAGGAAGCGGAGCAGTCGCACGAGGTTCAACGGGTTCGTAAAGCAAATCTCAGCGGCTGTCAACCCCTCCACGCTGCCTTGGAGACGGGCGGAGACACcactcgctgccgccttctGCTCTGCCCGGATGGcctccgccactgccacAATGGCGCGCCGCATGATCTGCTGGCAACGCGCCATCTGCTCCGTGCTCTTCACCAGCCGCGgagccgccggcgcgctcgACGCGTCATTAACGCTGTCCTGGGTGTTGTGATGACGAGAgggacggcgctgcaccaggtaggcaccgccgccgctcggcGCCGTCTTGAGCATGGTGCTGAAGGGAGGCAGAATCCGCTGTGTCACGCCATCGTCGCTGGCGCCGAAAAAGTGCTCCGCCTGCAGCCCCACATTCTgcatgctgcgcagcgcacacaagGACACGAGCGCCTCTTGCACCGACAGCAACTGCGCCATGGCCGCATGTGAaagctgcgtgcgcagctgctggtggcgcaAGACAGCCATAACGAAGGAgcggtgcgcctgctgctggaACGTGAGCTGCCGCGTGACGCGCAGTACAATGTTCTCATCCTCAGCGTTTAGGTTTCGACGGGCCCAGTTGCCggtgccgtggcggcacTGGTGCGGCAAGTCCGGCGAGGACGAGAGCGACTCACTCGCGTAAAGCACCGCACTGTCCAAAGAAAGCTTGGAGTCGGTGCGGACTGCGTCGAGGATGCTCCTCAACTCTGCCTCACCGGAgttgtcgccgtcgtgcacACGTCTGGGACCGTCGCCACCGGCAGCGTGCGTCATGCGGCCCGCCAGGACATCTCTCACGGTTAGGTGTGGACCGCTAGCGTCGAGGGTGACGAGGCTCCCGTCCTCCAGCAACAGCGATGCCACGGGCTGCTCAAGGTGGGCGAAGCAGACGGTGTCCTCGCTAGAGCACGGCTGCCGCACCCCGACCTGATTGTtcacgcgcagcacgtacGCGCCGACGCTAATGAGGACCTCGCGGTGTTTATCACAAGAAAACAGCTTGATGTGATGGGGCGgcaggcgcgcggcggcgctgactACGTCCGCGACGGCGTTCAGCACCACATAATTCACGACCTTTCCCAGAGAGGCATCCAGCGTCACGAGCCATAGCGCTGGGAGCGGGTGCGCCGAGCTGCTGCGAACGTAGTAGAGAACGATCACCTTGTGCTGGCTTTCCGTGCAGGAAACGATCTGTCCTCTGCGCCCCAGCGATGCTGGGAGCGACGTGGCCCACTTAATAGAAATGCGTGGCTGCGGCCCTACccctgccaccgccggtggCACCGGACTGAAATCGAACAGGAAGACCTCACCTGAAGCGCTTATCGCCACTACCTGCGCAGGGTAGTGGCAGCGCAACTGCACGTGTGTAAAGGCAAGTGGGCTGTCACCACGCTGTCCGTTACCAGCGGCTGAAAGTGGCCACACAGGCGACGCACTTGCGGCACTGCCGGTGCCTGTCCCGTCGTCATCCTCTCGATCGCCGCTCGGGCTGTTACCGCCGGTGACCAAGCACTTGAGTGAGTGCCACAGCCAGCTGGAAGTGTTTGGAGAAGCAAAAGGGCGCCCTGTGCCCGAGTACTCGCTCGACACCCGCTGCTgactctcttcctctgcacAATCAGTGAACAGGGTGTCCGCGCTCGTCtccgtgtcgccgccgccgccgctgcgttgGGGCAGGTTGTTGTGCCCTCCGCGCGCCCATCGAAAGGACGCCGGGTCACGGCGATCGAGCCTCATTGCCGTGTGGGCGCCGTCGTACTTGAGGTCCACGACAAGCACCCCAGCCGTCGTCCCCAGCACTGTCACCAGCACCGCTTCTGCATTGACCCAGCGCCGCGAGCAGACAAAACTCGACGCTGTCATGCCAGCaacgtcatcgtcgtccATCATTTGCATCTCGATGCTGTGGTCGAGACTCGAGATggcgccgcgctcgctgcaAAACGCAAGCgactcctcctcgccaccCATCTCACTCACAAACAGCGGCAGTCCCTCCTTGGCGGCTGCAAAGTACGGTATCTCTGCGagccgtggcgccgccgtctgccACCCTGGCCGACTCACGTTccagaggcgcagcagcttcgtGTTTTCGTCGACCAGCCAGCACATGTGCGTGCCGGTACCGGAGAGAAAGCTCGAAGTCGGCACCGTGCATCCGCTCGCGGCATCGAAGAGCACCGCGCCATCGAGAGAGGTCGGCGATGCCTCGGCGAGTCCGCTGTCTGCCTCGGTTGCGCGCTTGTAGACGTacggcgccgctgagctGCTCGTCATCGTCAGCCGCTGCGTCCGCGGCACCTTTGCGGGTGGCGCGAAGAACATTTTCTGCTCAGTCGGTGCCGTTTCGGAGAAACGctcagcggaggagggcagaCGAGCAACGACAGGAAACGcctacgcacgcacacacacacacacaaaaaagcaaacaaaaacggCTGCAACGTGGACGACGCACGCGACACGCGAGGGCGAGCGAGCAACTCGCCGGTCGTCgaggagaggcgaggagaggagggcgagaaaCAGGGGAAGCGCGCAGCGGTGGAAGAGAGTcaaggggaagggaagagtCCCATGCCAGCATATGCGCGAGAATGCTCGGCGCGCGCACCGATCAGAAAGAGGGACGAGGAACGGCACAATGGCATCCTGTTCCGCCACTGACAGAGACTGCTGTTTTATTTTTCGCTCTTGCGCTGTATGTGTTCAGCGCTCCTGCGAAGTGTAAGAGCGACTGGAATCGTGTAGACGAGGGAGGAGAGTCACCTGGACACACacgagagaagggggaggcagggagtagcgcgccacgcgcacgTCAACGAGAGGTAACGTGCTGTGATGGAACGCGCCCTCCGCTGTCACTCCTCtccctgcacacacacgcgcacaaacacacacaggcacagacagCGACCACACGACAACACAACTTCAATCCGTCACGACTGGACCAACAGCGAGTTGGCGAGAGACGAAACCTTATCCaacgacagagagagaagccggAGACAgcgggagaagaggagggggtcaGCACCGAGATCGAGGAGCCGGCGTGAACACATCGGCATACATACAAGCGCTCAACGTGCACAGATGCAGCCCTCATTTATTGCGACCAACACTGCGCCGCAGAGATCCTGCTTTCAGTACATAGAGGAAGGCGAGGCAAGCATATCGTGCACTTCCAGCAGCCCAACTCAGCACATGAAATACGgtaaagagagagacgcatcTCACCGTGTAAAGCTGCGTCAGCCAACGGCGTGCATGTGCCCGTAAAGGGATGCCAACGCGCATAGCCACGTGTGCACTAAGCCAAGGCCCTCATGAGGAGTTCTCGTCTTCGTCTGTGCGCATGTCCTTCAGCATGCGCTCTAGCGGCAGCGTCCACCGCACATCCAGGCTGCGGCTTAGAAGCATTTCGTGCAGCTTCGGCGCATCCTCTGTCGGGTGGAACCCATCCACCTCATCCCACTCGAGTGGGCAGCACAAGGAGGCCGTGCCGGGATGCACGCAAAAGGGGAGCTTCAGCAGGTGATCACGCCGCGTACTCACGTGCTCGTCAAGGCGCGGATACATGAGCAGAAGCTGCACAGCGTGCAAAATATCCGTGGCCTCCTGCTCCGAGCCGAGGGCACGCAGGTAGGTGGCCCAGTCCAGCACGTTGCCTTGCTGGAAGTGCACGTGCTGCTGGAACCGGTTCAAGGCGTCGCGACGGCCGAGCTTCAGCACAGCCGATGTAGCGTCATGCACGATGTAGGCAGCCGTGGGATGATGCTGAATGTTGTTGGGGTTGTCACTCGAAGACGCTACGAAAAGCGAAGTGAAGGCGCGGTCGAGCTGTGTACGCAACACGTGACGGATTGTTGGGTGGATGAGGCGGTGGTTCGCCAGGTCGGCCACGATGGTGCTGCGGAGTGTCTTGGGTGCGACGACCGTCAAGTACCCGACCAGCGCTGTTCGCTCATCGTTTGTCATGCGCCTGGCACGCCGGTCGCACACCCACAAGTGAATACCGCGTCGACCCGAGAACACGGGCAGGATGTACTTGAAGCCGAAgtcgtcgcgcagcaccgtgtGCAGCACGTGTGCCGCGCACGACATCCACGCCCAGCAGTAGGAACAGATGCTCTTGCCGGAGCAACAGGAGCGCACATTGTCGTAGTCTGACATGTCGATGTCAAACACGAGCTCCCGCTCCACCGGGAAGACGTTCGCGAGGCCTTGCTTCTGGTTTGGTCGAATGTTGTACACGGCGCCCACGTCGATTTTCTCGGGAAAGCAGCGcaccagctcggcgcgcagctcctcagAACTTCGGTAGCTCCGAAAACGGGTAAAGATGTCACCGATGAGGGTGAAGCAGAACTCACGGCGTGCCAGATAGCcctccgcggcagcagccccctTCCCATTCAGCCATTCCTTGTCCTCATCGTCGgcgcctgcggcagctccCACGGCGTCGCATGGCTCCGCCTTAATGCCGAGCACATGGCGTACCCCGTCCTTACTCTCCTCTCccgacaccgccgtcggCTCACCtttcaccaccgccacagaGGAGCCCGCAGAAAGACGTGGTTGGCTGAGCCGGTACGATAACCATTGGGTGACGAGTTCAACGGGGTAGACGTGCGCATAAAACTCGCGCAGCGAGTTTTCGTTGATGACCTGCATGGAGGCAACGAAAAGAtcagcgcctgcacacacacacacacacacacacgaacgcccgcggcgcagacgcacacgcgcgcagagagacACGAGCAGGAACAACAGCAACGTcaaaaaggaaagggaggcaAGATCACAGCAAGCACgctggtggcagcggtgatggCTGTGCTTGATGGCAAGCTGCCCTCTACGCCTGTGCGCCTGTATACGTATGTGTTTCGATGTATGTATCTGTGTCCGGTACGTGTTCTATGCTTGGCCTGTGTGGTGATCCTGCTAGCAAGCAAGCCCGCTGCTCTCAGTCCAAAAAGAGCCGGGGCCCCACGATTGCGAGCGCACGTGACACGCAGCAAGTCCTCCGACAACGAGTGTTCGTCGCTGAACGCGCCCCGGCCTTCGTGTTGCTGGCGTTGCTCGTCCGTGTGACCCTGTATGCCGTCGGTTGCGTTTTCTATCCTTCGTGCAGTGTCGCCGGCCGCGTTtatctttttttgttttcgttttgaGCTTCGCAACTCCACGTCGCAGATCTGAGAGGCCCCCGCTGTCGTTCGTGCACGCAGATCCCCGCGAGTCCTCGCAACACGCAAAGGTCACCAAGCAGAAAaacgcatgcacgcgcgcaacgcagTTGAGCCCATGTGGCGGagcacccctccctcgccccccGACACCCGCCGAAAACATACGtcagcaaagaaaaaaaagatggAAACGTGCAGATAAGCGATAGAAGCGGCGCCCACTCTCACACGCACTGACAGGCCTCGGTGCTGATGATGTGCTCTGGCGAACTGAGccgcacccctccctcctccccaccggAGGCGTGCATGATGGGAGTCGGCACACATATATGATGTGTCGGCGAAGGCGAGAGAgcaaggaggggaggggcaaagAAGCACGGGAGTCGACCCCCTGCAACAGCGGCacgtgtctctctcgctctctgtttGTGTCTGTTTTTCTTCAATGCGAACGTCCATCAAGTACTGCGGAAGTCACgatgaggggagagggggcatAGGAATACGCAAGAGGGACTGAAACCAGCTCCATGTGAGCTGTCGACACAACAacttccttcctctcttaccaccaccaccacccctcaaCAGACAAAATGGATATGATGACCCGGCAtagccccctccccctccccctccccccacacatacacacgacTAGGCAAGCCATATcaccaacagcagcagccgtgaaAGAAAACacaagggggaggaggaggagagcgagagcgagggtCGCGCTGTCCGTTCGCGGCGGACACGAGGGAGGCTAAACAAAGAGGGGATAAGAAAAAACAGAAACAAAAGTCAGTAGCGTACATCGGTGTCACGGCAGAGACAAGCCTTTCAGGGACGACGAGAAATGGGCAGCGGTATAGCCAGCACCCACGTCGAAAGAAGGAGACGCGAGGCAGGTGCCGTGGGAGACGCCTCAGACACGGACGTGTACGTTCTCTTTGGGTGTGCagatgtgcgcgtgccggctAGCATGGTGAAGAGTgacgcagagagaaggaaaagtCAGAAGCACGCGTGCTCCCCTCAACTCAACTCCGGCCCGCACCCTCGTCTTTCAGCCGCGGCCGCTAACGGAAGTTCACCGGGGCCTTCTGAGACACGTCCGACAGCACGCGCTCCTTGTAGAGTGCCCACTTGTACAGCTTCTCGTACTCGGCAAAGACATGTCGGTAGCCGGCGTAATCGCGGTGGACGTGGTCGCGCATGCGTTGCTCCACCACGCCGGTCAACGCTTCGTCCGCGGCACGCGGAAGCAGCACATAGAGCGACGACGCTTGCTGGGCAACCACAGTGGCCTTGTGACGTCTGAAGAGAGAGCTCTTAGCGCCGTGACCAGAGGCGTGATCGGCCACATCACGAGAACACTGCCCGTGCGTGTCACGACATCGGCCAGCTTGGCTGAAACGGGCGGTTGGCTGAGCCAGCGTGCTCTGCCAGTACGCTGCCGTCCATTCGGCGTCCATCGAGGCTACGTGGTCGGGGTCCTCGTTGAGGTAGGCCAGATCACCACAATAGTCaccgcgccgcagctgcgccacctccatgCTGTCcatcgccggcagcggcgacagtggTGGGCAGATGCCGGTGGCGGGCGTCAACGCGCGCACGAGCTGCATCTTCTCGGAGAAGAGCCTTTGCTGGTCCTGAGACCAGATGCGGCGGACAACGGCGAGGCCACCGTCGAGAATGAAGTAGATGGCACACTCCTTCACTGGGGCAAGTCCTTCGCTAAACAAAACCGTATGCGTGGGGACGCGAACGGGAATCAAGCTCCGCGCCGCTCTATCGAGGAGAGACGCGACAGACGGGACggcggcctccgccaccgTAGCAGCTGCGTGACCTTGCGGCCCC includes:
- a CDS encoding putative DNA primase small subunit, with amino-acid sequence MQVINENSLREFYAHVYPVELVTQWLSYRLSQPRLSAGSSVAVVKGEPTAVSGEESKDGVRHVLGIKAEPCDAVGAAAGADDEDKEWLNGKGAAAAEGYLARREFCFTLIGDIFTRFRSYRSSEELRAELVRCFPEKIDVGAVYNIRPNQKQGLANVFPVERELVFDIDMSDYDNVRSCCSGKSICSYCWAWMSCAAHVLHTVLRDDFGFKYILPVFSGRRGIHLWVCDRRARRMTNDERTALVGYLTVVAPKTLRSTIVADLANHRLIHPTIRHVLRTQLDRAFTSLFVASSSDNPNNIQHHPTAAYIVHDATSAVLKLGRRDALNRFQQHVHFQQGNVLDWATYLRALGSEQEATDILHAVQLLLMYPRLDEHVSTRRDHLLKLPFCVHPGTASLCCPLEWDEVDGFHPTEDAPKLHEMLLSRSLDVRWTLPLERMLKDMRTDEDENSS